The genomic stretch TTCATGCTTTCTGATGTTTTCTTTACCCAGTTCTTTGACAAACTCCAAAGCCTTCTGAAAGGCAATGACATCGGCAATATTAGGTGTCCCCGCTTCAAATTTAAAGGGGATTTCATTGTAAGTGGTCTTTTCGAAGGTTACTTCCTTAATCATTTCACCGCCACCTTGGTATGGGGGCATGGCTTCCAGTATCTCCCTTTTTCCATAAAGGACACCCAGGCCGGTAGGGCCGTAGATTTTATGGGCAGACATGACGAAAAAGTCACAGTCTAGCGCCTGTACATCTATAGCTAAGTGTGCAGAAGATTGGGCACCGTCTATTAGCACCTTTGCACCGACTTCGTGGGATTTGTCAATGATTTTTTTGACAGGATTGATAGTGCCGAGTGCGTTGGAAGCATGTACTACTGCAACCAATTTGGTCTTTTCGCTTAGCAGTTTATCAAATTCCTCCATGATCAGTTCTCCCTTATCATTGATTGGGATGACCTTTAGCTTTGCACCCGTTTCTTCACATAGCATCTGCCAAGGTACGATATTGGAATGATGCTCCAGTGTACTGATGATGATTTCATCGCCCGGTTCAATGAATTTTCTACCAAAAGTAGCGGCCACGAG from Echinicola soli encodes the following:
- a CDS encoding cysteine desulfurase; this encodes MTLNIQHIREEFPVLDQEVNGKPLIYMDNAATTQKPKRVLEALSAYYTHDNSNIHRGAHTLADRATRSFEKTRTLIKEFINASEEEEIIFTKGTTEGINLVAATFGRKFIEPGDEIIISTLEHHSNIVPWQMLCEETGAKLKVIPINDKGELIMEEFDKLLSEKTKLVAVVHASNALGTINPVKKIIDKSHEVGAKVLIDGAQSSAHLAIDVQALDCDFFVMSAHKIYGPTGLGVLYGKREILEAMPPYQGGGEMIKEVTFEKTTYNEIPFKFEAGTPNIADVIAFQKALEFVKELGKENIRKHEEDLLHHAERQLKDIKGFIPVGTADKKVSVLSFLIKDMHPFDVGVMLDAAGIAVRTGHHCTQPLMNRFDIEGTVRASFSVYNTKEEVDKLCESVRKIAKLKNK